One genomic segment of Hydrocarboniclastica marina includes these proteins:
- a CDS encoding PP2C family protein-serine/threonine phosphatase has translation MSKKPQTERVLVIDKDKSAQRELARYLEGRGFYVTCHDTLAGAQAMLAERPPDMIFADLTPQAISKLGRLSAVEEQRIPIIAYAEATTADDVISALRAGASDFITKPLGLKSNIDEVLGKLFEHVRVNRLNQVYRQELEVINADLREGIAELRADQSAGRKVQLKMLPEHNRKFGSLNLDYLIKPSLYLSGDFLDYFAIDDHRVLVYIADVSGHGASSAFVTVLLKNLTNRLQRNLRRGSSDEVLFPDQFLSRINKELLDTRLGKHLTSFVGIIDMRERLLHYVVGAHFPLPILASAERAEFLEGSGLPVGLFAEPQWEIIQVPLPDPFSLVLFSDGILEVIEAKTLDEKERFLLELVSSGRQTIASLSAALGLDEISELPDDIAIVTVTDGAAERPEAPRGC, from the coding sequence ATGTCCAAAAAGCCTCAAACTGAGCGGGTCCTTGTTATTGACAAGGATAAGTCGGCCCAGCGGGAGCTCGCCCGCTACCTGGAAGGCCGCGGATTCTACGTGACCTGCCATGACACCCTTGCCGGTGCCCAGGCGATGCTCGCTGAGCGCCCGCCTGACATGATTTTTGCCGATCTGACGCCCCAGGCCATAAGTAAACTGGGCCGGCTGAGTGCGGTTGAAGAGCAGCGTATACCGATCATCGCATACGCTGAAGCGACAACGGCCGACGACGTTATCTCAGCCCTGCGGGCGGGTGCTTCAGATTTTATTACAAAGCCGCTGGGACTGAAGAGCAATATTGACGAGGTGCTCGGCAAGCTCTTCGAGCACGTGCGCGTCAACCGCCTCAATCAGGTTTATCGGCAGGAGCTTGAGGTTATCAACGCAGACCTGCGCGAAGGTATTGCGGAACTCAGGGCGGACCAGAGCGCAGGTCGCAAGGTTCAGCTTAAAATGCTGCCTGAACACAACCGTAAGTTCGGTAGTCTGAACCTGGACTACCTGATCAAGCCTTCGCTCTACCTCAGCGGAGACTTCCTGGACTATTTCGCGATCGATGATCACCGGGTGCTGGTCTACATTGCCGACGTCTCGGGGCACGGGGCGAGCTCGGCTTTTGTCACGGTGCTGCTGAAAAACCTGACCAACCGGCTGCAGCGCAACCTCAGGCGCGGTTCGAGCGACGAAGTCCTGTTTCCAGACCAGTTCCTCAGTCGAATCAATAAAGAGCTGCTGGATACACGGCTAGGGAAGCATCTCACGTCGTTCGTGGGCATTATCGATATGCGCGAACGGCTGCTCCACTACGTGGTGGGCGCTCATTTCCCTCTACCCATCCTGGCATCCGCGGAACGTGCGGAATTTCTCGAAGGTAGTGGCCTGCCGGTAGGGCTGTTCGCTGAGCCGCAGTGGGAGATTATCCAGGTGCCCCTCCCGGACCCGTTCAGCCTGGTGCTGTTTTCGGACGGGATACTGGAAGTCATTGAGGCCAAAACCCTCGACGAAAAGGAGCGTTTCTTACTTGAACTAGTGTCATCAGGGCGTCAGACTATCGCGTCGTTGAGCGCGGCCCTGGGGCTGGATGAAATCAGCGAACTGCCCGACGATATAGCGATTGTTACAGTTACCGATGGCGCGGCCGAACGTCCGGAGGCGCCAAGAGGTTGTTAG